ATCGTTCCAGCCCACTATTCCATATTCCAGCCCTTCAGCTACTCGCATTCCACGAGCTAGATTTTCCGTGAAAAAGTAGGCAGCCAAGCCGTAAGGAGAATGATTAGCCAGTTCTACGGCTTCCTCTTGAGTCTTAAAGGATTGGATCGGCGCAACAGGACCAAAGGTTTCCTCATTCATAATAATCATAGACTGAGACACGTTTTTAAGGATGGTAGGCTCATAAAAGTACGTTCCCGAGGAGGTTGACCCTGAACCTCCGCAAACCACAGTTGCTCCATGCTTTACAGCATCCTGAACGTGCTGATCGACTTTTTCATAGGCATCTTCATTAATGAGGGGACCAATATCGACTCCTTCTTCCTCTCCATTCCCAACCTTAAGCTTCTGTACCTCCTGAGCAAACCGTTCAATAAATGGCTCATAAATCCCTTCTTGAACGTAGACCCGATTCGCACACACACAGGTCTGGCCAGCGTTACGGAACTTGGAGCCAACCACTCCTGCCACAGCCTTGTCTAGATCCGCATCATCGAAAACGATTAATGGAGCGTGACCTCCCAGCTCTAGGGAAAGTTTCTTTAGCTGCTCAGAGCCTTGCTCCATCAGGATTTTACCAACCTCTGTTGATCCGGTAAACGTGACCTTTCGAACCCTTTCATCCTTCATACAGGTCTCTGAAAACGCAGAGGCAGAGCCCGGTGTCAGCTGTATCACTCCCCTTGGGAAGCCTGCCTCCTGGGCTAGCTCCATTAACCTTACTGCCGTCAAAGGAGTATCACTAGAAGGCTTAATTACCACCGTACAGCCTGCCGCTAAGGCTGGTGCTATTTTCCGTGTGATCATTGCTGCCGGGAAATTCCATGGTGTAATGGCTGCCACTACACCTACAGGCTGCTTTAGAACTAGGATACGCTTGTCTTGGTCTCCAGCAGGTATCGTTTCACCGTATACCCGCTTTCCTTCCTCCGCATACCATTCGACAAACCCAGCCGCATACACAACCTCACCCTGTGCTTCCTTGTAGGGCTTACCCATCTCCTTAGTAATGCAATGGGCTAGCTCCTCTTGGTGATCCAGAATGAGTTGATACCATTTATATAAAAGTTCAGAACGCTTCTTGGCCGTTAGTCTTGCCCAGCCCTCTAGCGCTTCACTTGCTCCATCTATCGCTTTTTGTACATCCTCTTTACCTGCCGAGGCTACTTCTCCCACTGTCTCCCCAGTGGCAGGATTACGAATCGTTAAAACCTCATCGGACGATACAGGATCACACCAATCTCCATTAATAAATAGCTTTGCTTTCTTCATCTTAGCTTCCTCCTTCTGTTTTTTAGCTCAGGACACGAATTAAGACCTTGTATACGTTGGATGGCTCACCTTTCATTTGTAACAACTTTTATAACTAACACTTATCGTATACTTTCCCACTTTTACAGAGATTAAAAACTAGAATAATACATTAAATTAGTATATCTCTTTAGGAGAACATTTAAAAAAGAGGCTCTTCCTTAAAGAAGTAACCTCTTTGTGTTTTTTGTATCTACACCTTTTAAAACCGTAAAGCCTTAGCTCAGAAAGATTGCTCCGTAAACCAGAGCACCTAGAATCACAAACGCAGGGTGTACCTTCCATTGTTCCATCAGCAGCAAGCTAGCTCCCCCGATAAAAATCGTTTGAAGAGTCCCTGAATCCTCCCAAGAGCTAAAAAAGAACTCATACGCTAAAACGCCTAATAAAACAGCAATCGTAGGACGAATCAGTCCCGTCATTTTTTTGACCTTTGGTGAATCCTTAAACTTATATAAAAGTCCTAATAATAAAATCATAGCCAATAAGGTTGGTGCAACTGTAGCAAATAAAGCCATGAAGGAGCCAAACCAGCCTCCTACCTCATAGCCGATATAACCCGCCATTTTCGTTGCGATAGGACCAGGCAATGCATTTCCCAGAGCCAGAAGCTCACCAAATTGATCATTCGTCAGCCAACCATAACGATTAACCACCTCAATTTGAATGAGGGGAATAGATGAAGGACCTCCACCATAACCAACAATCCCCGGTATAAAAAAAGCTAAAAAGATGTGCCAGTACAACAGCATAAGCTTCCTCCGTTACTTCTCGTTAAATTTATTTTCTCCCATTTATAGGTTTACAGGCTTGTAACCCCCGTAAGTCATAATTGATTTCCATAAAAGTTTACCCACTTAAAATTTACTCCTTTTTCTGCTCCACTTTAGCTTGTTCAGGTTTTTTCGCCCCACTTAGCAATCCATAGATAAGTAACACACCAATCAGAATGGCAGGGTGTAAGTGTAGAAATTGATAAGACACTAAACTAATAACCCCTAACAATATAGTTGCGGTCCAGCCTAGACCTTTTTGTGATTGCTTGAAAAAAGAATACGCTAGTGTTAGAAGCATCACTCCTACCACAGGTCCAATCGCTTGCGTCATGCCCTGAACGATAGGAGAATCCCTTAGCGAAGCTAGAAACCCTATAAGAACAATCATTAAAATGACAGTAGGTAGTACGGTTGCAATCGTAGCGTTAAGTAGCCCAACGATGCCTCCTACACGATAGCCGATATAGCCAGACATCTTCGTATTAATAGGACCCGGTAGCGTATTGCCTAATGCTAAGACATCGCTGAACTCATTGTCGTCCATCCATTTATATTGCTCGACAACCTCTTTATGGACCAAAGGGATTGTTGAGGGTCCCCCTCCATAGCCCAGCATAGAGGAGCGGAAAAAAGCGATAAAAATATCTCTTTGTAGCTTAAAATCCATCGGTACAGTGTACCTCCTCAGTTAATATTGATCTAATCTTGGATGACAGTACATCTATCTTTGTATATAATGAATGCTAGTCAACGTATCTCTGAATGAGAGATATGAACAAATAATAAGGTGATAAAATGAAATTAGATGACATTGATTTAAAGCTTATCAAGCTCCTTACCGACAATGGACGCATGTCATATGTTGATTTAGCCAAAGAGCTAGGTCTTTCTCATGTTTC
This genomic stretch from Bacillus horti harbors:
- a CDS encoding chromate transporter; translation: MLYWHIFLAFFIPGIVGYGGGPSSIPLIQIEVVNRYGWLTNDQFGELLALGNALPGPIATKMAGYIGYEVGGWFGSFMALFATVAPTLLAMILLLGLLYKFKDSPKVKKMTGLIRPTIAVLLGVLAYEFFFSSWEDSGTLQTIFIGGASLLLMEQWKVHPAFVILGALVYGAIFLS
- a CDS encoding NAD-dependent succinate-semialdehyde dehydrogenase, coding for MKKAKLFINGDWCDPVSSDEVLTIRNPATGETVGEVASAGKEDVQKAIDGASEALEGWARLTAKKRSELLYKWYQLILDHQEELAHCITKEMGKPYKEAQGEVVYAAGFVEWYAEEGKRVYGETIPAGDQDKRILVLKQPVGVVAAITPWNFPAAMITRKIAPALAAGCTVVIKPSSDTPLTAVRLMELAQEAGFPRGVIQLTPGSASAFSETCMKDERVRKVTFTGSTEVGKILMEQGSEQLKKLSLELGGHAPLIVFDDADLDKAVAGVVGSKFRNAGQTCVCANRVYVQEGIYEPFIERFAQEVQKLKVGNGEEEGVDIGPLINEDAYEKVDQHVQDAVKHGATVVCGGSGSTSSGTYFYEPTILKNVSQSMIIMNEETFGPVAPIQSFKTQEEAVELANHSPYGLAAYFFTENLARGMRVAEGLEYGIVGWNDGLPAAAQAPFGGWKESGIGREGGRQGIEAFLETKYVSIHL
- a CDS encoding chromate transporter → MDFKLQRDIFIAFFRSSMLGYGGGPSTIPLVHKEVVEQYKWMDDNEFSDVLALGNTLPGPINTKMSGYIGYRVGGIVGLLNATIATVLPTVILMIVLIGFLASLRDSPIVQGMTQAIGPVVGVMLLTLAYSFFKQSQKGLGWTATILLGVISLVSYQFLHLHPAILIGVLLIYGLLSGAKKPEQAKVEQKKE